One segment of Brassica napus cultivar Da-Ae chromosome C3, Da-Ae, whole genome shotgun sequence DNA contains the following:
- the LOC106345770 gene encoding uncharacterized protein LOC106345770 produces the protein MDKKHGLFSKSHSRRSRSKSPVRAVSPIIIRRRKGRYVSQPDRHVSEMLPPVIEGPDPDGEDSGSSGDYSRIERRWYNWMKCQLPVAPPSVSSSSGFKRTDLRLLLGVLGAPLGPVHVSALDLLPHLSIKNTPMETSSAQYILQQYTAASGGYKLHSSVQNGYVMGRIRTVASEFETGSKGSKSKSNSSKAVESGGFVLWHMSPDMWYMELVLGGSKVLAGCDGKLVWRHTPWLGPHAAKGPVRPLRRALQGLDPRTTANMFASARCIGEKKIDGEDCFILKLCADPATLKARSEGASETIRHTLFGYFSQKTGLLVHLEDSQLTRIQNIGGEAVYWETTINSYLEDYKPVEGIVIAHSGRSVATLLRFGDMSSGHNTKTTMQEAWVIDEIAFNVPGLSMDCFIPPSELRFDSHVEELSQGPKIKTLQHGSVATRHNYG, from the exons ATGGATAAGAAGCACGGCTTGTTCTCCAAGTCACATTCCCGCCGATCACGCTCCAAGAGCCCCGTCAGAGCCGTCTCCCCCATCATCATCCGCCGCCGCAAAGGCCGCTACGTCTCCCAGCCCGACCGCCACGTGTCCGAGATGCTTCCTCCGGTCATAGAAGGTCCCGATCCGGACGGAGAAGACTCCGGGAGCAGCGGAGACTACTCTAGGATCGAGAGGCGGTGGTACAATTGGATGAAATGTCAGCTCCCGGTTGCTCCGCCGTCTgtttcctcctcctccggctTCAAACGCACGGATCTGAGGCTTCTCCTCGGAGTTCTCGGCGCGCCGCTAGGTCCTGTCCACGTCAGCGCTCTGGATCTCCTTCCTCACCTCAGCATCAAGAACACTCCCATG GAAACCTCCTCTGCGCAGTACATTCTCCAGCAGTACACGGCTGCGTCAGGTGGTTATAAGCTTCACAGCTCAGTGCAAAACGGTTACGTGATGGGGAGAATCAGGACGGTGGCTTCGGAGTTTGAGACTGGCTCGAAGGGTTCAAAGAGCAAGAGCAATTCGTCGAAAGCTGTTGAGTCTGGAGGGTTTGTGTTGTGGCATATGAGTCCTGACATGTGGTACATGGAGCTTGTTCTTGGTGGGAGTAAGGTTTTAGCGGGTTGTGACGGGAAGCTTGTGTGGAGACACACACCGTGGCTTGGCCCTCATGCTGCTAAAGGACCCGTTAGACCGTTGCGACGGGCTCTTCAG GGGCTTGATCCGAGAACAACAGCGAATATGTTTGCGAGTGCAAGATGCATAGGAGAGAAAAAGATCGATGGAGAAGACTGTTTCATCCTCAAGCTATGTGCAGACCCGGCAACACTCAAAGCTAGAAGCGAAGGTGCATCAGAGACTATAAGACATACTTTGTTTGGTTACTTCAGCCAAAAGACCGGTCTTCTTGTTCACTTGGAAGACTCGCAGCTAACCAGGATCCAGAACATAGGAGGCGAAGCGGTTTACTGGGAGACGACTATCAATTCGTACTTAGAAGACTACAAGCCTGTCGAAGGTATTGTGATAGCCCACTCTGGTAGATCAGTGGCGACGCTACTAAGGTTTGGAGATATGTCGTCGGGGCATAACACTAAGACCACAATGCAAGAAGCGTGGGTGATCGATGAGATTGCGTTCAATGTCCCTGGTTTGTCTATGGACTGCTTCATTCCACCTTCTGAACTCAGGTTCGATTCCCACGTTGAAGAGTTGTCTCAAGGCCCCAAGATTAAGACATTGCAGCATGGTTCAGTAGCTACCCGACATAATTATGGCTGA
- the LOC106345769 gene encoding protein TRIGALACTOSYLDIACYLGLYCEROL 5, chloroplastic-like, which translates to MVLSDFTGVGVGFGFGVGCGFGVGWGFGGMPLNVLGVGVGGGCGVGLGLGWGFGTAFGSHYRSSRLTFQGVELEKEGKVENMPKNA; encoded by the exons ATGGTGCTCTCTGACTTCACTGGAGTCGGTGTTGGATTCG GGTTCGGCGTTGGCTGTGGATTTGGCGTTGGCTGGGGTTTTGGAG GAATGCCTTTGAATGTTTTAGGCGTTGGTGTAG GTGGAGGTTGCGGAGTGGGTTTAGGCCtcgggtggggttttggaactGCCTTTGGTAGTCACTACCGATCATCTAGGCTTACCTTTCAAGGCGTCGAGCTAGAGAAGGAGGGTAAAGTTGAAAACATGCCCAAAAACGCTTAG
- the LOC106389576 gene encoding uncharacterized protein LOC106389576 isoform X2 produces the protein MTTSLDRWEKDPFFAAAEEVQESADRMESAYRSWIKRGSSNVWDSDQLHRGLHAALGTTKWQLDEFQRAVKSSYDNRLNDETQDRHREFTFVMETQVAKIERSLKEADDGKGTPRWVRLDEDDRNELALFLTGPSESEKKQAKTQGHRRAASATPDIGAWNIAVSKDRLLQKSSGEPPVRPPRKVPSVSGFLNFMEPGSKNCVRKWKALDRQGDSDAVLLLPIQANQVRSPNKSCMECEEDCYEKQLHGWYGAIQRQLQRSQYRMRYSKTVQATIWILLLLFLIVVVATHAM, from the exons ATGACGACGAGTTTGGATCGGTGGGAGAAGGATCCTTTCTTTGCCGCTGCTGAAGAAGTTCAGGAATCTGCCGACAG GATGGAGTCAGCTTACAGGTCATGGATCAAGCGAGGCTCTTCGAATGTATGGGACTCTGATCAGCTTCACAGGGGCCTTCACGCTGCTCTTGGAACCACCAAATGGCAG TTAGATGAATTCCAACGAGCTGTTAAATCTAGCTACGACAATCGTCTAAATGACGAAACTCAAGATAGGCATCGGGAGTTTACTTTCGTGATGGAGACTCAAGTTGCGAAGATAGAGAGATCTCTCAAGGAAGCTGATGATGGCAAAGGAACTCCGAGATGGGTGCGTTTGGACGAAGATGATCGTAACGAGCTTGCTCTCTTCTTGACTGGACCATCTGAGTCTGAAAAGAAACAAGCAAAGACGCAAGGTCATAGAAGGGCGGCTAGTGCTACTCCTGACATTGGTGCTTGGAACATTGCAGTTTCCAAAGACCGGTTATTACAGAAATCTTCTGGTGAGCCACCGGTTCGACCTCCACGGAAAGTTCCTAGCGTCTCCGGGTTCTTAAATTTTATGGAGCCTGGCTCCAAAAATTGCGTTAGGAAGTGGAAGGCCTTGGATCGACAAGGAGACTCTGATGCTGTGTTGTTATTGCCCATCCAAGCGAACCAGGTAAGATCTCCAAACAAGAGTTGTATGGAGTGTGAAGAGGATTGTTATGAGAAGCAGCTTCACGGTTGGTATGGAGCTATACAGAGGCAGCTTCAACGGTCACAGTATCGAATGAGATATAGTAAAACCGTTCAAGCTACGATTTGGattcttcttttactttttcttaTAG TGGTAGTCGCAACGCATGCAATGTAG
- the LOC106389576 gene encoding uncharacterized protein LOC106389576 isoform X3, with protein sequence MADEFQRAVKSSYDNRLNDETQDRHREFTFVMETQVAKIERSLKEADDGKGTPRWVRLDEDDRNELALFLTGPSESEKKQAKTQGHRRAASATPDIGAWNIAVSKDRLLQKSSGEPPVRPPRKVPSVSGFLNFMEPGSKNCVRKWKALDRQGDSDAVLLLPIQANQVRSPNKSCMECEEDCYEKQLHGWYGAIQRQLQRSQYRMRYSKTVQATIWILLLLFLIGKYLLNRTFFPLCKLISI encoded by the exons ATGGCAG ATGAATTCCAACGAGCTGTTAAATCTAGCTACGACAATCGTCTAAATGACGAAACTCAAGATAGGCATCGGGAGTTTACTTTCGTGATGGAGACTCAAGTTGCGAAGATAGAGAGATCTCTCAAGGAAGCTGATGATGGCAAAGGAACTCCGAGATGGGTGCGTTTGGACGAAGATGATCGTAACGAGCTTGCTCTCTTCTTGACTGGACCATCTGAGTCTGAAAAGAAACAAGCAAAGACGCAAGGTCATAGAAGGGCGGCTAGTGCTACTCCTGACATTGGTGCTTGGAACATTGCAGTTTCCAAAGACCGGTTATTACAGAAATCTTCTGGTGAGCCACCGGTTCGACCTCCACGGAAAGTTCCTAGCGTCTCCGGGTTCTTAAATTTTATGGAGCCTGGCTCCAAAAATTGCGTTAGGAAGTGGAAGGCCTTGGATCGACAAGGAGACTCTGATGCTGTGTTGTTATTGCCCATCCAAGCGAACCAGGTAAGATCTCCAAACAAGAGTTGTATGGAGTGTGAAGAGGATTGTTATGAGAAGCAGCTTCACGGTTGGTATGGAGCTATACAGAGGCAGCTTCAACGGTCACAGTATCGAATGAGATATAGTAAAACCGTTCAAGCTACGATTTGGattcttcttttactttttcttaTAGGTAAATATTTACTAAACCGAACTTTCTTCCCCCTCTGCAAGTTAATTAGTATTTGA
- the LOC106389576 gene encoding uncharacterized protein LOC106389576 isoform X1, which produces MTTSLDRWEKDPFFAAAEEVQESADRMESAYRSWIKRGSSNVWDSDQLHRGLHAALGTTKWQLDEFQRAVKSSYDNRLNDETQDRHREFTFVMETQVAKIERSLKEADDGKGTPRWVRLDEDDRNELALFLTGPSESEKKQAKTQGHRRAASATPDIGAWNIAVSKDRLLQKSSGEPPVRPPRKVPSVSGFLNFMEPGSKNCVRKWKALDRQGDSDAVLLLPIQANQVRSPNKSCMECEEDCYEKQLHGWYGAIQRQLQRSQYRMRYSKTVQATIWILLLLFLIGKYLLNRTFFPLCKLISI; this is translated from the exons ATGACGACGAGTTTGGATCGGTGGGAGAAGGATCCTTTCTTTGCCGCTGCTGAAGAAGTTCAGGAATCTGCCGACAG GATGGAGTCAGCTTACAGGTCATGGATCAAGCGAGGCTCTTCGAATGTATGGGACTCTGATCAGCTTCACAGGGGCCTTCACGCTGCTCTTGGAACCACCAAATGGCAG TTAGATGAATTCCAACGAGCTGTTAAATCTAGCTACGACAATCGTCTAAATGACGAAACTCAAGATAGGCATCGGGAGTTTACTTTCGTGATGGAGACTCAAGTTGCGAAGATAGAGAGATCTCTCAAGGAAGCTGATGATGGCAAAGGAACTCCGAGATGGGTGCGTTTGGACGAAGATGATCGTAACGAGCTTGCTCTCTTCTTGACTGGACCATCTGAGTCTGAAAAGAAACAAGCAAAGACGCAAGGTCATAGAAGGGCGGCTAGTGCTACTCCTGACATTGGTGCTTGGAACATTGCAGTTTCCAAAGACCGGTTATTACAGAAATCTTCTGGTGAGCCACCGGTTCGACCTCCACGGAAAGTTCCTAGCGTCTCCGGGTTCTTAAATTTTATGGAGCCTGGCTCCAAAAATTGCGTTAGGAAGTGGAAGGCCTTGGATCGACAAGGAGACTCTGATGCTGTGTTGTTATTGCCCATCCAAGCGAACCAGGTAAGATCTCCAAACAAGAGTTGTATGGAGTGTGAAGAGGATTGTTATGAGAAGCAGCTTCACGGTTGGTATGGAGCTATACAGAGGCAGCTTCAACGGTCACAGTATCGAATGAGATATAGTAAAACCGTTCAAGCTACGATTTGGattcttcttttactttttcttaTAGGTAAATATTTACTAAACCGAACTTTCTTCCCCCTCTGCAAGTTAATTAGTATTTGA